Proteins encoded within one genomic window of Actinoplanes octamycinicus:
- a CDS encoding ECF transporter S component codes for MKTDNPTKWRTIDIVIASVIAVAFGVIFWAWDAVWAATENAFLFFPPAQSVLYGMWFLPAVLSGLIIRKPGAAFFTETVAAIISALLGNKWGATVIIQGAVQGLGAELAFAMFRYRVFNLPVSVLSGALAGVVAAVFDWFVWTYDYALWSYRVPYALITVASAAVVAGAGAWLVVRALAPTGVLDRFAAGRERALI; via the coding sequence ATGAAAACGGACAACCCCACCAAGTGGCGCACGATAGACATCGTGATCGCCTCGGTCATCGCCGTCGCGTTCGGCGTGATCTTCTGGGCCTGGGACGCGGTCTGGGCCGCCACCGAGAACGCGTTCCTGTTCTTCCCGCCGGCCCAGTCGGTGCTCTACGGCATGTGGTTCCTGCCGGCCGTGCTGAGCGGGCTGATCATCCGGAAGCCGGGCGCCGCGTTCTTCACCGAGACCGTCGCCGCGATCATCTCGGCGCTGCTCGGCAACAAGTGGGGCGCCACGGTGATCATCCAGGGCGCCGTCCAGGGCCTCGGCGCCGAGCTGGCCTTCGCGATGTTCCGCTACCGGGTCTTCAACCTGCCGGTCAGCGTCCTCTCCGGCGCCCTGGCCGGCGTGGTCGCCGCGGTCTTCGACTGGTTCGTCTGGACCTACGACTACGCCCTGTGGAGCTACCGGGTGCCGTACGCGCTGATCACCGTGGCCAGCGCCGCGGTCGTCGCCGGCGCCGGCGCCTGGCTGGTGGTCCGGGCGCTGGCCCCGACCGGCGTCCTCGACCGGTTCGCCGCCGGCCGGGAACGGGCACTGATCTAG
- a CDS encoding ABC transporter ATP-binding protein translates to MSEVLLRGFGWRHAGRRAWAVRGLDLHVRRGERVLLLGPSGAGKSTLLAALAGLLPEDSGEAEGSIEIDGLEPRKARDRVGILFQDPQTQLVMARSGDDVAFGLENRGVPAAGIWPRVADALTRVGFPYRNDRPTHALSGGEAQRLALAGVIALRPGLLLLDEPTANLDPAGAALIRDAIGRTAGTDTTLIIVEHRVAEALPLVDRVVVLAPGGGVRADGTPESVFAAHGDELAGEGVWVPGRAVGRPAPSVRPSAADELVCAERVTVPGRLPEVSLTARAGQVLAVTGPNGAGKSTLALLLGGLLAPGGGRITGFGDKRPPHRWRAATLTQRIGSVFQNPEHQFVTGRVADELALGPRRLGRPADEIRRTVDELLHRLRLEKLAAANPYTLSGGEARRLSVATALATAPRLLVLDEPTFGQDRRTWRELVALVGELRDEGHGIVAVTHDEDFVRTVADVTVTLGGPE, encoded by the coding sequence ATGTCCGAGGTTCTGCTGCGCGGGTTCGGATGGCGGCACGCGGGCCGTCGCGCCTGGGCGGTGCGCGGGCTGGACCTGCACGTGCGGCGTGGCGAGCGGGTGCTCCTGCTGGGTCCCTCCGGGGCCGGCAAGAGCACCCTGCTGGCCGCGCTGGCCGGGCTGCTGCCGGAGGACTCCGGCGAGGCCGAGGGCAGCATCGAGATCGACGGGCTGGAGCCGCGCAAGGCCCGGGACCGGGTCGGCATCCTGTTCCAGGATCCGCAGACCCAGCTGGTGATGGCCCGCTCCGGCGACGACGTGGCCTTCGGCCTGGAGAATCGGGGAGTGCCCGCGGCCGGCATCTGGCCCCGGGTCGCCGACGCTCTCACCCGGGTCGGTTTCCCGTACCGGAACGATCGCCCCACCCATGCGCTCTCCGGCGGCGAGGCGCAGCGCCTGGCGCTCGCCGGGGTGATCGCGCTGCGGCCCGGTCTGCTGCTGCTCGACGAGCCGACCGCCAACCTGGACCCGGCCGGCGCCGCGCTGATCCGCGACGCGATCGGCCGGACCGCCGGCACGGACACCACGCTGATCATCGTGGAGCACCGGGTGGCCGAGGCGTTGCCGCTGGTGGACCGGGTGGTCGTGCTGGCGCCGGGGGGTGGGGTGCGGGCCGACGGCACGCCCGAGTCGGTGTTCGCGGCCCACGGCGACGAGCTCGCCGGCGAGGGCGTCTGGGTGCCGGGCCGGGCCGTCGGCAGACCGGCTCCTTCGGTACGCCCCTCCGCTGCCGACGAGCTGGTGTGTGCCGAGCGGGTCACCGTCCCGGGCCGGCTCCCCGAGGTGTCGCTGACCGCGCGGGCCGGCCAGGTGCTGGCGGTGACCGGCCCCAACGGCGCCGGCAAGTCCACCTTGGCGCTGCTGCTCGGCGGCCTGCTCGCGCCGGGCGGCGGGCGGATCACCGGGTTCGGCGACAAGCGCCCGCCGCACCGGTGGCGGGCTGCCACGCTGACCCAGCGGATCGGCTCGGTCTTCCAGAACCCGGAACACCAGTTCGTCACCGGCCGGGTCGCCGACGAGCTGGCCCTCGGCCCGCGCCGGCTGGGCCGGCCGGCCGACGAGATCCGGCGGACGGTCGACGAGCTGCTGCACCGGCTGCGGCTGGAGAAGCTGGCGGCGGCCAACCCGTACACGCTCTCCGGCGGCGAGGCCCGGCGGCTGAGTGTGGCGACCGCGCTGGCCACCGCGCCGCGCTTGCTGGTGCTCGACGAGCCGACGTTCGGCCAGGACCGGCGGACCTGGCGGGAGCTGGTCGCGCTGGTCGGTGAGCTGCGCGACGAGGGGCACGGGATCGTGGCGGTCACCCATGACGAGGACTTCGTGCGTACCGTAGCCGATGTGACCGTGACCCTCGGCGGCCCGGAGTGA
- a CDS encoding energy-coupling factor transporter transmembrane component T family protein produces MSLILEPVADANAPLARRNPVAKLGAALLFTLPLVVTLDPVTPGVALLVELAALPFFGVRAGMLARRAWPLLVAAFGVLVSMLLFAADRDGALLLSLGPVDVTTGVLAAAAGLILRIFAVALPGIVVFATTDPTDLADALVQNAKAPARFAIGALAAFRLLPLLGQEWRMLNLARRARGIDAGRNPAVFASTGFALLVGALRRGVRLAVAMDARGFDSATPRTFARVQRFTRADAALVVISLLLSATILAATITFGLFRPIIG; encoded by the coding sequence GTGAGCCTGATCCTGGAGCCGGTCGCGGATGCGAACGCGCCGCTGGCGCGCCGCAATCCGGTCGCCAAGCTGGGCGCCGCGTTGCTCTTCACCCTGCCGCTGGTGGTGACGCTGGACCCGGTCACGCCCGGGGTGGCGCTGCTGGTCGAGCTGGCCGCGCTGCCGTTCTTCGGGGTGCGCGCCGGGATGCTCGCCCGGCGGGCCTGGCCGCTGCTGGTGGCGGCGTTCGGGGTGCTGGTCAGCATGCTGCTGTTCGCCGCCGACCGGGATGGCGCGCTGCTCCTCTCGCTCGGGCCGGTGGACGTCACCACCGGGGTGCTGGCCGCCGCGGCCGGCCTGATCCTGCGGATCTTCGCGGTGGCGCTGCCCGGGATCGTGGTGTTCGCCACCACCGATCCGACCGACCTGGCCGACGCGCTGGTGCAAAACGCCAAGGCGCCGGCCCGGTTCGCGATCGGGGCGCTCGCCGCGTTCCGGCTGTTGCCGCTGCTCGGCCAGGAGTGGCGGATGTTGAACCTGGCCCGGCGGGCGCGCGGGATCGACGCCGGGCGCAACCCGGCGGTGTTCGCCTCGACCGGGTTCGCGCTGCTGGTCGGCGCGCTGCGGCGCGGGGTGCGGCTGGCGGTGGCGATGGACGCCCGGGGGTTCGACTCGGCGACGCCGCGGACCTTCGCCCGGGTGCAGCGCTTCACCCGGGCCGACGCCGCGCTGGTGGTGATCTCGCTGCTGCTCTCCGCGACGATCCTGGCCGCCACGATCACTTTCGGTCTGTTCCGGCCGATCATCGGTTGA
- a CDS encoding methylenetetrahydrofolate reductase, with amino-acid sequence MTRAGLPRLLAETRSGVLLFSVTPPKRSTAEERIKEIAEVTLERIGGLDVDGLILYDIDDESDRNPEERPFPFLATLDPARYYETHLGAWTKPVIIYRCVGKYAEDELRDWMREADPERVLSVFVGASSGGKAVHTGLRRAQELRAEVRPELPLGAVVIGERREEHLRMLAKQERGASFFISQVIYHVNETKNLISDYYYECRARGVPPRTVIFTLSLCGSLKTLEFLRWLGVDVPRWLENSLRHTADPLAESYKHCLDIARDLRDFCEHLGVPYGFNVESVSIRKAEIEATTRLAADVAALLGRQGAASSAE; translated from the coding sequence ATGACTCGTGCCGGACTGCCGCGGCTGCTCGCCGAAACCCGTAGTGGTGTGCTGCTGTTCAGCGTGACGCCGCCGAAGCGGAGCACCGCCGAGGAGCGGATCAAGGAGATCGCCGAGGTCACGCTGGAGCGGATCGGCGGGCTCGACGTCGACGGGCTGATCCTCTACGACATCGACGACGAGTCGGACCGGAACCCGGAGGAGCGGCCGTTCCCGTTCCTGGCCACGCTCGACCCGGCGCGGTATTACGAGACGCACCTCGGGGCCTGGACCAAGCCGGTGATCATCTACCGCTGCGTCGGGAAGTACGCCGAGGACGAGCTGCGGGACTGGATGCGCGAGGCCGACCCGGAGCGGGTGCTGAGCGTCTTCGTCGGGGCGTCGTCCGGCGGCAAGGCGGTCCACACCGGTCTGCGCCGGGCTCAGGAGCTGCGCGCCGAGGTGCGCCCGGAGCTGCCGCTGGGCGCCGTGGTGATCGGCGAGCGGCGCGAGGAGCACCTGCGCATGCTGGCCAAGCAGGAGCGGGGCGCGAGCTTCTTCATCTCGCAGGTGATCTACCACGTCAACGAGACGAAGAACCTGATCTCCGACTACTACTACGAGTGCCGGGCGCGGGGGGTCCCGCCCCGGACGGTGATCTTCACGTTGTCGCTGTGCGGCTCACTCAAGACCCTGGAGTTCCTGCGCTGGCTCGGCGTCGACGTGCCCCGCTGGCTGGAGAACTCGCTGCGGCACACCGCCGACCCGCTCGCCGAGTCGTACAAGCACTGCCTCGACATCGCCCGTGACCTGCGCGATTTCTGCGAGCACCTGGGCGTGCCCTACGGCTTCAACGTGGAGAGCGTGTCGATCCGCAAGGCCGAGATCGAGGCCACCACCCGGCTCGCCGCGGACGTGGCGGCGCTGCTCGGCCGTCAGGGAGCAGCTTCGTCAGCGGAGTGA
- a CDS encoding histidinol-phosphatase, producing MGHGHDHFVEATTSGNDVPEALDLSIPDSELSPADNSRRHFLRGAGLLGAGAAAASVLARPGAAAAAGLPHTHDHVGGGSAKGGFSWLAGDHHIHTQYSSDAQYRVLDQAKHGHAYGLDWLVITDHGSATHAKIGVDKVNPDIVKTRSEIRDLLTFQGLEWNIPGAEHATVFVHPGKHEVDVLKRFENAYDGSLLPATNTAAQNEALAIEGIRFLGEQVKARKVDGALFLANHPARRGIDSPHEIRNWRDADPSVAIGFEGAPGHQAAGIPAPNGRGGARGYYDNNPSAASFPGYPLESYRTWGGFDWMTATVGGLWDSLLAEGKAWWITVNSDSHVVYLDQSDRGPGSDFEANGKYDDPVYTCKTLTTAGDFWPGYYGRTNVGSTSFSYRAVMDGLRAGRVWVDHGRLIKGLDARVRQTGDRRRHTGTPLGGVLQVKRGTSTELTLDIDLQDTPNWATFIPRLKRVDVIVGTVTGPVANKDAFTAPDTRVVKSFEISRTSGTVSVSFDLGRLDKPFYVRVRGTDGNRTQPGLMGAGVDPYGPKLDVAGDADPWGDLWFYTNPIWVLPR from the coding sequence ATGGGTCACGGCCACGATCATTTTGTTGAGGCGACGACGAGCGGGAACGACGTTCCCGAAGCGCTCGATCTGAGCATCCCGGACAGCGAACTCTCCCCCGCCGACAACTCCCGTCGTCACTTCCTGCGCGGTGCGGGCCTGCTCGGCGCCGGCGCGGCGGCCGCGTCGGTGCTCGCCCGGCCCGGCGCCGCGGCCGCCGCCGGCCTCCCGCACACCCACGACCACGTCGGGGGCGGCTCGGCGAAGGGCGGGTTCTCCTGGCTCGCCGGGGACCACCACATCCACACCCAGTACAGCTCGGACGCCCAGTACCGGGTGCTCGACCAGGCCAAGCACGGGCACGCCTACGGGCTGGACTGGCTGGTCATCACCGACCACGGCAGCGCCACCCACGCCAAGATCGGCGTGGACAAGGTGAACCCGGACATCGTCAAGACCCGCTCCGAGATCCGGGACCTCCTGACCTTCCAGGGTCTGGAGTGGAACATCCCGGGCGCCGAGCACGCGACCGTGTTCGTGCACCCGGGCAAGCACGAGGTGGACGTCCTCAAGCGGTTCGAGAACGCGTACGACGGCTCGCTGCTGCCGGCCACCAACACCGCCGCGCAGAACGAGGCGCTCGCCATCGAGGGCATCCGGTTCCTCGGCGAGCAGGTCAAGGCGCGCAAGGTGGACGGCGCACTGTTCCTGGCCAACCACCCGGCCCGGCGCGGCATCGACTCGCCGCACGAGATCCGCAACTGGCGGGACGCCGACCCGAGCGTCGCGATCGGCTTCGAGGGCGCGCCCGGCCACCAGGCGGCCGGCATCCCGGCGCCGAACGGCCGGGGCGGCGCCCGCGGCTACTACGACAACAACCCGTCGGCCGCGTCGTTCCCCGGCTACCCGCTGGAGAGCTACCGCACCTGGGGTGGCTTCGACTGGATGACCGCCACGGTCGGCGGCCTGTGGGACAGCCTGCTCGCCGAGGGCAAGGCCTGGTGGATCACGGTGAACTCGGACTCGCACGTGGTCTACCTGGACCAGTCCGACCGCGGGCCGGGCAGCGACTTCGAGGCGAACGGCAAGTACGACGACCCGGTCTACACCTGCAAGACGCTGACCACGGCCGGTGACTTCTGGCCCGGCTACTACGGGCGGACCAACGTCGGCTCGACCTCGTTCTCGTACCGCGCGGTGATGGACGGGCTGCGCGCCGGACGGGTCTGGGTCGACCACGGCCGCCTGATCAAGGGGCTGGACGCCCGGGTCCGGCAGACCGGCGACCGGCGCCGGCACACCGGCACCCCGCTCGGTGGCGTGCTCCAGGTCAAGCGGGGCACCTCCACCGAGCTGACCCTGGACATCGACCTGCAGGACACGCCGAACTGGGCGACCTTCATCCCGCGGCTCAAGCGGGTGGACGTGATCGTCGGCACGGTCACCGGGCCGGTGGCGAACAAGGACGCCTTCACCGCCCCGGACACCCGGGTGGTCAAGTCCTTCGAGATCAGCCGGACCAGCGGGACGGTGTCGGTCAGCTTCGACCTGGGCCGGCTGGACAAGCCGTTCTACGTCCGGGTGCGGGGCACCGACGGGAACCGGACCCAGCCCGGGCTGATGGGGGCCGGGGTCGACCCGTACGGGCCGAAGCTGGACGTGGCCGGCGACGCCGACCCGTGGGGTGACCTGTGGTTCTACACCAACCCCATCTGGGTCCTGCCCCGATGA